In a genomic window of Thermosynechococcus sp. CL-1:
- a CDS encoding alpha/beta fold hydrolase — translation MRQLVDPYRYGVEREWCWRGWQSRYSFWRPAHGGSPVILLHGFGASLGHWRYNLRLLGEHQPTYALDLMGLGAAEKPIAAYGAEFWAAQVHAFWQKIVGQPAVIVGNSIGALIALTCAYRYPQMAAGVVMLSLPDPAVREELIPRAIAPLVSGIEQIFTAPWLLRTLFYAIRRPFIVKRWAQLAYANPDCVDDELLEILLTPAYDDGSDRAFVQITRAMSRTDFGPSAKTMLKTVSQPLLLIWGKQDRFIPPALSQRFQQAQPRMQVVELDQTGHCPHDEQPDRVNGLILDWLRSHRLARG, via the coding sequence ATGAGACAACTGGTAGACCCCTATCGTTATGGCGTCGAGCGGGAGTGGTGCTGGCGGGGATGGCAGAGTCGCTATAGTTTTTGGCGACCCGCTCATGGGGGGTCTCCAGTGATCTTGCTCCACGGCTTTGGGGCTTCTCTAGGGCACTGGCGATACAATTTGCGGCTCTTGGGAGAGCATCAGCCGACCTATGCCCTTGATTTGATGGGGTTGGGGGCAGCAGAAAAGCCCATTGCGGCCTATGGGGCTGAGTTTTGGGCGGCTCAGGTTCATGCCTTTTGGCAGAAGATTGTCGGGCAGCCAGCGGTGATTGTTGGCAACTCCATTGGGGCGTTGATTGCCCTGACCTGTGCTTATCGCTATCCGCAGATGGCGGCAGGGGTGGTGATGCTGAGTCTGCCCGATCCAGCGGTGCGCGAGGAGTTGATTCCGAGGGCGATCGCCCCCCTGGTGAGCGGAATTGAACAGATTTTTACGGCTCCTTGGCTGCTGCGCACCCTTTTTTACGCGATTCGCCGTCCCTTCATTGTCAAGCGTTGGGCACAATTGGCCTACGCCAACCCTGATTGTGTGGATGATGAATTATTGGAAATCCTGCTCACGCCTGCCTATGACGATGGTAGCGATCGCGCCTTTGTGCAAATAACCCGCGCCATGAGTCGTACAGACTTTGGCCCCAGTGCTAAAACGATGCTCAAAACGGTGTCCCAACCCCTATTGCTGATCTGGGGCAAACAGGATCGCTTCATCCCGCCTGCGCTAAGTCAACGGTTTCAACAGGCACAGCCAAGAATGCAAGTGGTGGAGCTAGATCAAACCGGTCACTGCCCCCACGATGAGCAGCCCGATCGCGTCAATGGCCTGATTTTGGATTGGTTGCGCAGCCACAGACTGGCAAGGGGTTGA
- the sat gene encoding sulfate adenylyltransferase, with translation MSPSATVQTKDAIAPHGGILVNRILSPEQKQAWLARADQLPRITLDERAVSDLELIAIGGFSPLTGFMGQADYERVVEEMYLANGLPWSVPITLSVSAEVAAPLEIGQTIRLDNAAGQFLGILELTEKYTYDKRREARCVYRTEDDKHPGVKVVYEQGEVNLAGPIWLLERHPHPQFPNYCIDPVDSRTLFREKGWRTIVGFQTRNPIHRAHEYIQKCALEIVDGLFLHPLVGATKEDDIPADVRMRCYEIMLEHYFPKDRVILAINPAAMRYAGPREAIFHALVRKNYGCTHFIVGRDHAGVGDYYGTYDAQHIFDEFDPAALGIIPLKFEHAFYCTRTQSMATSKTSPSKPEERIHLSGTKVREMLRRGELPPPEFSRPEVAAELARAMRQPQLTP, from the coding sequence TTGAGTCCATCAGCAACAGTACAGACAAAGGATGCGATCGCCCCCCACGGCGGTATCCTCGTCAATCGGATTCTCTCCCCCGAACAAAAACAGGCGTGGCTCGCCCGTGCCGATCAATTGCCCCGCATTACCCTCGATGAACGCGCTGTCTCCGATTTAGAACTCATCGCCATTGGTGGCTTTAGTCCCCTGACCGGCTTTATGGGACAGGCCGACTACGAGCGGGTCGTTGAAGAAATGTACCTTGCCAATGGGTTGCCTTGGTCAGTTCCCATTACCCTCTCCGTCAGTGCGGAGGTGGCGGCTCCCCTAGAAATTGGTCAAACTATTCGCCTCGATAACGCAGCCGGTCAGTTTTTGGGAATTCTTGAACTCACCGAAAAATACACCTACGACAAACGCCGTGAGGCGCGCTGTGTCTATCGCACCGAAGATGACAAACACCCCGGTGTCAAGGTGGTCTATGAACAGGGAGAAGTCAACCTTGCAGGCCCGATTTGGCTCCTAGAGCGGCATCCCCATCCCCAATTTCCCAACTATTGTATTGATCCGGTGGATTCCCGTACCCTCTTCCGTGAAAAAGGTTGGCGCACCATTGTGGGGTTCCAGACCCGCAATCCGATCCACCGCGCCCACGAATATATCCAAAAATGTGCCCTTGAAATCGTCGATGGTCTCTTTTTGCATCCCCTCGTAGGTGCCACCAAGGAGGATGACATTCCCGCCGATGTGCGGATGCGCTGCTATGAAATCATGCTCGAGCACTACTTCCCCAAAGATCGGGTGATTCTGGCCATTAATCCGGCAGCGATGCGCTATGCAGGGCCACGGGAAGCCATTTTCCATGCCCTCGTCCGCAAGAACTACGGCTGTACCCATTTCATTGTTGGTCGCGATCACGCTGGTGTGGGGGACTACTACGGCACCTACGACGCCCAACATATCTTCGATGAATTTGATCCAGCGGCCTTGGGGATTATTCCCTTGAAATTTGAGCATGCCTTCTACTGCACCCGCACCCAGTCTATGGCCACCAGTAAAACCAGTCCCAGCAAACCCGAAGAGCGCATTCACCTCTCAGGGACAAAGGTACGGGAAATGCTGCGCCGGGGCGAATTGCCACCTCCAGAGTTTTCGCGTCCAGAAGTAGCAGCAGAACTGGCACGCGCCATGCGACAACCGCAACTCACGCCATAG